From Anopheles arabiensis isolate DONGOLA chromosome 3, AaraD3, whole genome shotgun sequence, a single genomic window includes:
- the LOC120905029 gene encoding trichohyalin-like produces the protein MVSANGYVKMAKKGTIFMVVCIGLVATVQSVASLAQERRNLASEACTDDVGERQYYSDRRIDRLDQDQEQRLLLFNRVDRQGVGEVAEGRRMKVGHRGFERFVDATRREELSNREATDRVLVGRERREEGVTVTRRDAERRENRLDERMENRRTDRRDERLQERLGEDRRREERRENLREQRREDRLLNREDRLDGQRKERREERREDLRYNYRDERREQQELREDRRQDRDEERRQDRREDRLDERREERREELRSNYRDDERRERRENQRDERREDRRQDRLEDRRQDRRDDRLDEQERHEDRREERREDRREDRIEDQRNNRDERREERREELREGRRQERREDRREDAREGRREERMEDRRLERRVDDRKNNREERGEDMREEERQADRRVRDREERMDQLRESRRQEQLDDRRLERREDMREEGRREELRENYRDERREDTRREDTRREERREEHREEDLRRDRLDERRAEREDRRVERREDEPRQERRERAGEERRIRQEVTDERRAERRENNERAEEAERREARNDRLNQAGRRFAARENRAERRTVRELKHMDDMTRGEDKLVAAFQQENAFLYQLLQTAALVGVAGYWLLKGTGGSNTEGEELKKKAAPCSMMESFGKLLAVGNE, from the coding sequence ATGGTTAGTGCGAACGGATACGTGAAGATGGCGAAAAAGGGAACCATCTTCATGGTGGTTTGCATCGGGCTAGTTGCTACCGTGCAGAGTGTTGCCTCGCTGGCTCAGGAACGCCGCAACCTGGCGTCCGAAGCGTGTACGGATGATGTCGGCGAAAGACAATACTATTCCGATCGACGTATCGATCGCTTGGATCAGGATCAGGAAcaacggctgctgctgtttaaTCGGGTCGACAGACAGGGAGTGGGGGAGGTGGCGGAGGGCCGGCGCATGAAAGTAGGCCATCGCGGATTTGAGCGGTTCGTTGACGCTACTAGACGTGAAGAACTTTCAAACCGTGAGGCTACCGATCGTGTGCTGGTCGGGCGCGAGCGGCGTGAGGAGGGCGTGACTGTAACCAGGCGTGACGCTGAACGACGTGAAAATCGACTTGACGAGCGTATGGAGAACCGTCGTACAGATCGCCGTGACGAAAGACTACAGGAACGCCTCGGAGAGGATCGCCGAAGGGAGGAACGCCGTGAAAACCTCCGAGAGCAACGTCGTGAAGATCGTCTTCTAAACCGTGAAGATAGATTGGATGGACAACGGAAGGAACGCCGCGAGGAACGCCGTGAGGATCTCCGATACAACTATCGTGATGAACGACGAGAACAACAGGAACTTCGTGAAGATCGTCGTCAAGATCGCGATGAAGAGCGGCGCCAGGATCGTCGTGAAGATAGGTTAGATGAACGACGAGAGGAACGTCGTGAGGAACTTCGAAGCAACTACCGTGACGATGAACGACGAGAACGTCGAGAGAACCAACGAGATGAACGTCGTGAAGATAGACGTCAAGACCGGCTAGAAGACCGGCGCCAGGATCGTCGTGACGATAGGTTGGATGAACAGGAACGTCATGAGGACCGCCGAGAGGAACGTCGTGAAGATCGCCGTGAAGACAGAATTGAAGACCAGCGGAACAACCGAGATGAACGACGGGAGGAGCGACGTGAAGAGCTCCGAGAGGGTCGCCGTCAAGAACGTAGAGAAGATCGTCGCGAGGATGCTCGAGAGGGTCGTCGCGAGGAAAGGATGGAGGACCGACGTCTAGAACGCCGTGTAGATGACCGAAAAAACAACCGGGAAGAACGTGGAGAGGACATGCGAGAAGAAGAACGACAGGCCGATCGTCGGGTCCGCGACAGGGAAGAACGTATGGACCAACTTCGCGAAAGCCGTCGCCAAGAGCAGTTAGATGATCGAAGACTGGAACGTCGCGAGGACATGCGCGAGGAAGGTCGTCGTGAAGAACTCCGAGAGAACTACAGGGATGAACGCCGTGAGGACACTCGCCGTGAGGACACTCGCCGTGAGGAGCGTCGTGAAGAACATCGCGAGGAAGACCTTCGTCGAGATCGGCTAGACGAACGTCGTGCAGAGCGTGAGGATCGACGAGTTGAGCGTCGTGAAGATGAGCCTCGCCAGGAGCGTAGAGAACGCGCCGGAGAGGAGCGTCGAATCCGTCAGGAAGTGACCGATGAACGTCGTGCTGAACGCCGGGAAAACAATGAACGTGCCGAAGAAGCCGAACGACGTGAAGCCCGTAACGATAGACTGAACCAAGCTGGACGCCGTTTTGCTGCCCGTGAAAATCGTGCTGAGCGTCGCACTGTGCGTGAGTTGAAGCATATGGACGATATGACTCGTGGCGAGGACAAGCTGGTGGCCGCCTTCCAGCAGGAAAATGCGTTCCTCTATCAGCTGTTACAAACGGCAGCCCTCGTCGGTGTTGCTGGTTACTGGCTGCTGAAGGGAACGGGTGGATCCAACACCGAAGGAGAAGAGCTGAAAAAGAAAGCAGCTCCTTGCTCCATGATGGAATCTTTCGGCAAGCTGCTTGCCGTCGGAAATGAGTAA